In a single window of the Thunnus albacares chromosome 1, fThuAlb1.1, whole genome shotgun sequence genome:
- the LOC122986454 gene encoding mucin-5AC-like yields MLHTTSLPFNGTKPESGWCVRQWWKSVPSNYNATITLGTNTEFHVSMNAGPKIRTNSGRLNQPAYVALPPPIRARVNCPHHFHLAVKDLDGDKVRCRFARADQGECVSCPQHSFIELDEEKCMLRFTGNAPVGRYFIYLMAEDLIPVPKTSYVIDNKPLSSVPVHLSLTVEEASSSCSAEPMTTDETPKQDSTMFVLPFQEVKFNANFMSRLESVSEIAVVGPPALFRTGFVSVGPLATMTMAWVRSENKLTRLLPICFVANTKSLQSEPRCMWLYQREMRTLPTGTELKCENTEMSLVLPVTSLSNINLAELQLNSPTCPVTYNSTHLTARIPLSGCGTKTVHSGSELVYTNTLKSVRPYTMVSREPSLVLPLACRIPGVQAKGPQHKISMPTEKETFGEVRFWIEFHLPGEGPLAQFTRDPKLRSLRFSPERVRREVESLSRSYSTSNSTSNSTSDFSVNSTGIYDTIGSRINQLDLHVMSNCSVDRAEMVVSNCMESEAEDFSVSNPILEQGCTTSSNTLEVVTTESNSKVYRLDLSTLETQGSTMYVQCTVNLCIATLPSEKCPDLCTRAINHRSLVNSVFTKTYTINSGPISLVITTPGPSTAAPSTTTTTKPTTTTTNTTTTTAAVTTAAQTTTTSHAPPQASAIAVGVILTTISIFLQHIFLY; encoded by the exons ATGCTCCACACTACCTCCTTACCTTTCAACGGCACCAAACCCGAATCTGGCTGGTGTGTCCGCCAGTGGTGGAAAAGTGTCCCCAGTAACTACAATGCCACCATCACTTTAGG GACCAACACAGAGTTTCATGTTTCAATGAACGCAGGACCAAAGATTCGGACTAACAGCGGGAGACTCAACCAACCTGCTTATGTTGCTCTCCCACCCCCTATAAG GGCCCGTGTGAACTGCCCTCACCACTTTCATCTGGCAGTGAAAGACCTGGATGGAGACAAGGTGCGTTGTCGCTTCGCCCGCGCCGACCAGGGAGAGTGTGTCAGCTGCCCTCAGCACTCTTTTATAGAACTGGATGAG gAGAAATGTATGCTGAGATTCACCGGAAATGCACCAGTAGGACGATATTTTATCTACCTGATGGCGGAGGACCTGATTCCTGTGCCCAAAACAAGCTATGTCATAGACAACAAACCCCTCAGCTCTGTCCCCGTGCACCTCTCTCTCACTG TGGAGGAGGCGTCTTCTAGCTGCAGTGCTGAACCTATGACAACAGATGAGACCCCCAAACAGGACTCTACGATGTTTGTCCTGCCATTCCAGGAAGTCAAATTCAACGCCAACTTTATGTCACGACTGGAGAG TGTTTCAGAGATAGCAGTGGTTGGCCCACCTGCACTCTTCAGGACTGGCTTCGTATCAGTCGGCCCTCTGGCGACCATGACCATGGCCTGGGTCCGCTCCGAAAACAAGCTGACTCGTCTTTTGCCTATCTGCTTTGTTGCGAATACCAAGAG TTTGCAGTCAGAGCCCAGATGCATGTGGCTGTACCAAA GAGAAATGAGGACCCTACCTACCGGAACAG AGTTGAAGTGTGAGAACACAGAGATGTCTCTGGTGCTTCCTGTCACCTCACTGAGCAACATCAACCTGGCCGAACTGCAGCTCAACAGCCCCACCTGTCCCGTCACGTACAACAGCACACACCTGACTGCACGCATCCCCTTGAGTGGCTGCGGCACCAAAACTGTG CACTCTGGTTCAGAGCTGGTTTACACCAACACCTTGAAAAGTGTGCGTCCGTACACCATGGTCAGCCGCGAGCCCTCCCTCGTCCTCCCCCTGGCCTGCCGGATTCCTGGAGTCCAGGCCAAAGGACCACAGCACAAGATCAGCATGCCCACAGAAAAGGAAACCTTTGGTGAGGTTAGGTTTTGGATAGAATTTCACTTACCAGGAGAAGGGCCCCTGGCACAATTCACACGCGACCCGAAGTTGCGCTCCCTCCGATTCTCACCAGAACGAGTGCGTCGAGAGGTGGAATCACTATCAAGGAGCTACAGCACATCAAACAGCACCTCCAACAGTACCTCAGACTTCTCCGTTAACAGCACTGGCATCTACGACACCATCGGGTCCAGGATCAACCAGCTGGACCTCCATGTGATGTCCAACTGCAGCGTTGATCGTGCTGAGATGGTAGTGAGCAATTGCATGGAGTCTGAAGCGGAAGACTTTTCTGTATCCAACCCCATTCTGGAGCAAGG ATGTACAACATCCAGCAACACATTGGAGGTTGTTACAACAGAAAGCAATTCCAAAGTCTACCGCCTTGATTTGAGCACTCTGGAGACCCAAGGATCAACG ATGTATGTCCAGTGCACAGTCAATCTGTGCATCGCCACCCTTCCCTCAGAGAAGTGTCCTGACCTGTGCACCCGCGCCATTAATCACAGATCGCTGGTTAACAGTGTGTTTACGAAAACCTACACCATCAACTCAGGACCTATTAGCCTTGTGATCACCACTCCAGGACCATCCACAGCCGCTCCCAGTACTACCACCACTACTAAACCAACTACGACGACTACtaacactactactactactgctgctgttacCACAGCTGCCCAGACCACCACCACCtcacatg CTCCACCACAGGCCTCAGCCATAGCGGTGGGAGTGATTTTGACAACTATCAGCATATTTCTTCAACACATCTTCCTTTACTGA
- the taldo1 gene encoding transaldolase, whose product MSSVSPDKRRKMESALNQLKKHTVVVADTGDFNAIDEYKPQDATTNPSLILAAAKMPAYQHLLDQALKYGIAKGGSEEQQVANTMDKLFVSFGLEILKKVPGRVSTEVDARLSFDKDEMVAKALRLIALYEEAGISKERVLIKLSSTWEGIQAGKELEEKHGVHCNMTLLFSFAQAVACAEAKVTLISPFVGRILDWYKENTDRKSYEPHEDPGVLSVTKIYNYYKKFGYSTVVMGASFRNTGQVKALAGCDLLTISPGLLGELSQDHTTVTEMLTVEKAKICDLDKIHLDEKTFRWQHNEDRMGVEKLSDGIRKFSADAIKLETMIKEKILNVKNGQ is encoded by the exons ATGTCCAGTGTGTCACCAGACAAACGGCGAAAAATGGAGTCAGCGCTGAACCAGCTGAAGAAGCACACCGTGGTGGTGGCAGACACGGGAGATTTTAACG CCATCGACGAGTACAAGCCTCAAGATGCCACCACTAACCCGTCTCTTATCCTGGCTGCTGCTAAGATGCCAGCCTACCAGCACCTGTTGGATCAGGCCCTTAAATACGGCATTGCCAAAGGCGG ATCTGAAGAGCAGCAGGTAGCCAACACCATGGACAAGCTGTTTGTGAGCTTTGGCCTTGAGATCCTCAAGAAGGTCCCAGGCAGAGTTTCTACTGAGGTGGACGCCAG ATTATCTTTCGATAAAGATGAAATGGTGGCCAAGGCCCTGAGGCTCATCGCTCTCTACGAAGAAGCGGGCATCAGCAAGGAGCGTGTGCTCATCAAGCTGTCATCTACATGGGAGGGAATCCAGGCTGGCAA GGAGCTTGAGGAGAAGCACGGTGTTCACTGCAACATGACCCTGCTGTTCTCTTTTGCTCAGGCTGTAGCCTGCGCAGAAGCGAAGGTAACACTGATCTCACCCTTCGTCGGACGTATCCTCGACTGGTACAAGGAGAACACGGATCGCAAAAGCTACGAGCCCCATGAAGACCCAG GTGTGCTGAGCGTGACTAAGATTTACAACTACTACAAGAAGTTTGGCTACAGCACCGTGGTGATGGGCGCCTCCTTCAGAAACACGGGGCAAGTGAAAGCCCTGGCAGGCTGCGACCTGCTCACCATCTCTCCCGGGCTGCTAGGAGAGCTCAGCCAGGATCACACCACTGTCACAGAGATGCTCACTGTGGAGAAAG ccaAGATCTGCGATCTGGACAAGATCCACCTGGATGAGAAGACCTTCCGCTGGCAGCACAACGAGGACCGCATGGGCGTTGAGAAACTGTCTGACGGCATCCGCAAGTTCTCTGCTGACGCCATCAAGCTGGAGACCATGATCAAA GAGAAAATCCTTAATGTGAAAAACGGCCAGTAA